Proteins encoded in a region of the Populus nigra chromosome 3, ddPopNigr1.1, whole genome shotgun sequence genome:
- the LOC133690095 gene encoding zinc transporter 8-like: MQNFINFYLTFICLLLLLPTLALGECTCDAGGGEGKNKSEALKYKAVAIASILFAGAVGVCLPILGKTIPVLSPEKNIFFIIKAFAAGVILSTGFIHVLPDAFDSLTSPCLGENPWGKFPFTGFVAMVSAIGTLMVDCLASSYYTRLHLNKAQPEESRDEEKAAVEAHEGHAHTHATHGHSHGLVDSSGSGPSQLIRHRVITQVLELGIVVHSVIIGVSLGASESPNTIRPLVAALSFHQFFEGMGLGGCITQAKFKTKTIVIMALFFSLTTPVGIAIGIGIANVYNESSPNALIVEGIFNAASAGILIYMALVDLLAADFMHPKVQSNGALQFGVNVSLLLGAGCMSLLAKWA, translated from the exons ATGcagaattttatcaatttttatttaaccttCATTTGCTTGCTTCTACTACTCCCTACTCTTGCTTTAGGAGAATGCACATGTGATGcaggaggaggagaaggcaAAAATAAATCTGAGGCCTTGAAATACAAAGCCGTAGCAATTGCTTCTATCCTTTTTGCGGGTGCAGTTGGAGTTTGTCTTCCAATTCTTGGAAAAACTATCCCCGTTTTAAGCCCTGAAAAgaatattttcttcatcatcaaagCTTTTGCAGCCGGTGTTATATTGTCGACAGGCTTTATTCATGTGCTTCCTGATGCTTTTGATAGCTTGACATCGCCATGCCTAGGTGAAAATCCTTGGGGTAAATTTCCCTTCACGGGGTTTGTGGCAATGGTGTCGGCAATCGGGACTTTAATGGTGGATTGTCTTGCAAGTTCTTATTATACTAGGTTGCACCTCAACAAGGCTCAACCAGAGGAGAGTAGGGATGAGGAGAAGGCAGCAGTAGAGGCTCATGAGGGTCATGCTCATACTCATGCAACTCATGGCCATTCTCATGGCTTAGTGGATAGTTCTGGTTCTGGTCCATCTCAGCTTATTCGCCACCGGGTTATTACACAG GTTTTGGAGTTGGGAATTGTGGTGCACTCGGTGATTATAGGAGTTTCTTTAGGAGCTTCTGAAAGTCCCAACACAATAAGACCTCTAGTGGCTGCCCTAAGCTTTCACCAATTTTTTGAGGGTATGGGACTTGGTGGATGCATTACTCAG GCGAAATTCAAGACCAAAACTATTGTGATAATGGCACTCTTCTTCTCCCTAACAACCCCAGTTGGCATTGCAATTGGCATAGGCATAGCAAATGTCTATAATGAGAGCAGTCCTAATGCTCTTATTGTGGAAGGAATTTTCAATGCTGCCTCAGCTGGTATCCTAATCTACATGGCACTTGTGGATCTTCTGGCAGCTGATTTTATGCATCCAAAAGTGCAAAGTAATGGAGCACTTCAATTTGGGGTtaatgtttctcttcttctaggAGCTGGTTGTATGTCTCTCCTTGCCAAATGGGCTTGA
- the LOC133690094 gene encoding choline-phosphate cytidylyltransferase 1 produces MAETQQKEKMVNGNSCEVSCHSNHDPSTPPPSDRPVRVYADGIYDLFHFGHARSLEQAKKAFPNTYLLVGCCNDEITHKYKGKTVMTEEERYESLRHCKWVDEVIPGAPWVIDQEFLDKHNIDYVAHDSLPYADASGAGKDVYEFVKKVGRFKETRRTDGISTSDIIMRIVKDYNQYVLRNLDRGYSRKELGVSYVKEKRLRVNMRLKKLQEKVKEHQEKVGEKFQIVAMHRNEWVENADRWVAGFLEMFEEGCHKMGTAIRDRIQERLRGQLSNGLLENGKANSEDDDEEYYYDDDDYDDDDDEEYYTETYDKDAKSKK; encoded by the exons ATGGCGGAGACACAGCAGAAAGAGAAGATGGTGAATGGAAATAGCTGCGAAGTATCTTGTCATTCGAATCATGATCCTTCAACACCACCACCGTCTGATCGTCCTGTTCGTGTTTATGCTGATGGGATCTATGATCTCTTCCACTTTGGCCACGCTCGCTCCCTTGAACAAGCTAAAAAAGC GTTTCCGAACACCTACTTGCTTGTCGGATGTTGCAATGATGAAATCACACACAAATACAAGGGAAAAACTGTCATGACAGAGGAAGAGCGTTATGAATCTCTTCGCCATTGCAa gTGGGTGGATGAAGTCATTCCTGGTGCGCCTTGGGTGATTGATCAAGAATTTCTTGACAAGCACAATATTGACTACGTCGCTCATGATTCTCTACC CTATGCTGATGCCAGTGGAGCTGGAAAGGATGTCTATGAATTT GTAAAAAAAGTTGGAAGGTtcaaagaaacaagaagaaCTGATGGCATTTCTACATCGGACATTATAATGAGGATTGTCAAAGACTATAACCAGTATGTCTTACGTAATTTGGATCGAGGATATTCGAGAAAAGAGCTTGGTGTTAGCTACGTAAAG GAAAAGCGACTGAGGGTGAACATGAGGTTGAAGAAACTACAAGAGAAAGTGAAGGAACATCAAGAAAAAGTTGGAGAAAAG TTCCAAATTGTTGCAATGCATCGTAATGAATGGGTGGAAAATGCTGATCGTTGGGTTGCTGGATTCCTTGAGATGTTTGAAGAAGGTTGCCATAAAATG GGCACAGCAATCAGGGATAGAATTCAAGAGCGATTGAGAGGGCAGCTGTCAAATGGGCTGCTGGAAAATGGTAAGGCAAACAGTGAAGACGATGATGAAGAGTattattatgatgatgatgattatgacgacgacgacgacgaagaATATTATACAGAGACATATGACAAAGATGCGAAAAGTAAGAAGTAG
- the LOC133689523 gene encoding anthocyanidin 3-O-glucosyltransferase 2-like: protein MKRSELVFIPSPGIGHVTSTVELARLLVNRDDRFVVTIILMKLPFDEKFTSYCKSKPLVKEALAQLIESSTSSPDKPPRLIGLLVDMFCVTMVDVGNDFGLRSYVFFTSGVGYLSLLFSMQTMKDEQNVDSTQFKDSDTELVISSFAKPIPARVLPSMFLNKDVVPGFLNFARKYKQTKGIVVNTFLELESHVMSSFFDGLTLPIYPVGPILKLQRDEGDKGLDRAREKEEIKKWLDDQPPSSVVFLCFGSMGSFDEDQLKEISKALEHSGHRFLWSLRRAPPKGTIVFPSGYDNPKEILTDRFLDRTSMVGKIIGWAPQTDILAHPAVGGFVSHCGWNSILESLWFGVPIAAWPIDGEQQLNAFQMVVELGLGVEIKLHYRKDFLSDDEVKIVTAEEIERGINSLMQSNSEIKRKVKEMSEKSKKALMESGSSHTSFGHFIDNLMS from the exons ATGAAGAGATCAGAGTTAGTGTTTATACCTTCACCGGGTATCGGCCATGTTACATCAACGGTGGAGTTGGCACGGCTACTTGTCAACCGAGACGACCGATTCGTAGTGACAATCATCTTGATGAAGCTACCCTTTGATGAGAAGTTCACAAGCTACTGCAAGTC CAAACCTTTAGTCAAAGAAGCTCTGGCTCAGCTCATTGAGTCGTCCACCTCAAGCCCTGATAAGCCGCCTCGACTCATCGGTCTCCTGGTTGATATGTTCTGTGTAACAATGGTAGATGTGGGCAATGATTTTGGACTGCGCAGCTATGTGTTCTTCACTTCAGGTGTAGGTTATTTGAGTCTCTTGTTTTCTATGCAAACCATGAAAGATGAGCAAAATGTGGACTCAACCCAGTTCAAAGACTCGGATACTGAGTTGGTGATATCAAGTTTTGCTAAACCAATTCCTGCTAGGGTTTTGCCTTCTATGTTTCTTAACAAAGATGTTGTTCCTGGCTTCTTAAATTTTGCAAGAAAGTATAAGCAAACGAAAGGTATTGTGGTCAACACTTTCTTGGAGCTGGAATCCCATGTAATGAGCTCATTTTTTGATGGCTTGACCCTTCCGATATACCCAGTGGGGCCTATTTTGAAGCTCCAACGTGATGAAGGTGACAAAGGGTTAGATAGGGCTCGTGAGAAAGAGGAGATCAAGAAGTGGCTTGATGATCAACCTCCATCATCCGTGGTGTTCTTGTGTTTTGGAAGCATGGGAAGCTTTGACGAGGATCAGTTGAAAGAGATTTCAAAGGCATTAGAACATAGTGGCCATCGATTTTTATGGTCCCTACGTCGAGCTCCACCAAAGGGTACGATTGTATTTCCTAGTGGTTATGATAATCCAAAGGAAATATTGACGGATAGATTCTTGGATCGAACGTCTATGGTTGGAAAAATCATTGGATGGGCTCCACAAACAGACATCTTGGCTCATCCAGCAGTTGGAGGATTTGTATCGCATTGTGGATGGAATTCTATACTAGAAAGCCTATGGTTTGGTGTGCCAATTGCTGCCTGGCCAATAGATGGGGAGCAACAATTAAATGCCTTTCAAATGGTGGTTGAGTTAGGATTAGGTGtggaaattaaattacattatagGAAGGATTTTTTGAGTGATGATGAAGTTAAAATTGTGACTGCTGAGGAGATAGAAAGAGGTATAAACAGTTTGATGCAGAGTAATAGTGAAATAAAGAGAAAGGTGAAAGAGATGAGTGAAAAGAGCAAGAAAGCCTTGATGGAAAGTGGATCTTCACACACTTCATTTGGTCATTTTATTGACAATTTGATGAGCTAG
- the LOC133689524 gene encoding zinc transporter 8-like, with amino-acid sequence TPIAPAARIEAIAENAWGHFPFTGFVAMMSEIGTLMVDCLATSYLSRLHPNKAHLEESGDEERAGDSSGSSPSQLILHRVITQILVLELRIVVHSVITGISLGASASPNTIRPLVAALSFHQLFEGMGIGGCITQAKFKTKTIVIMALFFSLTTPVGIAIGIGIANVYNESSPNALIVEGIFNAASAGILIYMALVDLLAADFMHPKVQSNGALQFGVNVSLFLGAGCMSLLAKWA; translated from the exons ACTCCAATTGCACCAGCAGCAAGGATAGAAGCAATTGCTGAAAATGCTTGGGGTCATTTTCCCTTCACGGGGTTTGTGGCGATGATGTCGGAAATTGGGACTTTGATGGTGGATTGTCTTGCAACTTCTTATTTATCTAGGTTGCACCCCAACAAGGCTCATCTAGAGGAGAGTGGGGATGAGGAGAGGGCAG GGGATAGTTCTGGTTCTAGTCCATCTCAGCTTATTCTCCATCGGGTTATTACACAGATACTT GTTTTGGAGTTGAGAATTGTGGTGCACTCTGTGATTACAGGAATTTCGTTAGGAGCTTCTGCAAGTCCCAACACAATAAGACCTCTAGTGGCTGCTCTAAGCTTTCATCAATTGTTTGAGGGTATGGGAATTGGTGGATGCATTACTCAG GCGAAATTCAAGACCAAAACTATTGTGATAATGGCACTATTCTTCTCTCTAACAACCCCAGTTGGCATTGCAATTGGCATAGGCATAGCAAATGTCTATAATGAGAGCAGTCCTAATGCTCTTATTGTCGAAGGAATTTTCAATGCTGCATCAGCTGGTATCCTAATCTACATGGCACTTGTGGATCTTCTGGCAGCTGATTTTATGCATCCAAAAGTGCAAAGTAATGGAGCACTTCAATTTGGGGTTAATGTATCTCTTTTTCTAGGAGCTGGTTGTATGTCTCTCCTTGCCAAATGGGCTTGA
- the LOC133690067 gene encoding zinc transporter 8-like produces the protein MQNFIKFYLTFICLLLLLPALALGECTCDAGGGGEDRNKSEALKYKAVAIASILFAGAVGVCLPILVKTIPALSPEKNIFFIIKAFAAGVILSTGFIHVLPDAFDSLTSPCLSENPWGNFPFTGFVAMVSAIGTLMVDCLATSYFTRFHLIKAQSEESGDKEKAAVEAHEGHVHTHATHGHSHGIVDSSGSGPSQLIRHRVITQVLELGIVVHSVIIGVSLGASESPKTIRPLVAALSFHQFFEGMGLGGCITQAKFKTRSIVIMALFFSLTTPVGIAIGIGIANVYNESSPNALIVEGIFNAASAGILIYMALVDLLAADFMHPKVQSNGALQFGVNVSLLLGAGCMSLVAKWA, from the exons ATGcagaattttatcaaattttatttaacctTCATTTGCTTGCTTCTACTACTCCCTGCTCTTGCTTTAGGAGAATGCACATGTGatgcaggaggaggaggagaagacaGAAATAAATCTGAGGCCTTGAAATACAAAGCCGTAGCAATTGCTTCTATCCTTTTTGCTGGTGCAGTTGGAGTCTGTCTTCCAATTCTTGTAAAAACTATCCCTGCTCTTAGCCCTGAAAAgaatattttcttcatcatcaaagCTTTTGCAGCCGGTGTTATATTGTCGACAGGCTTTATTCACGTGCTTCCTGATGCTTTTGATAGCTTGACATCGCCATGCCTTAGTGAAAATCCTTGGGGTAACTTTCCCTTCACGGGGTTCGTGGCAATGGTGTCGGCGATTGGGACTTTAATGGTGGATTGTCTTGCAACTTCTTATTTTACTAGGTTTCACCTCATCAAGGCTCAATCAGAGGAGAGTGGGGATAAGGAGAAGGCAGCAGTAGAGGCTCATGAGGGTCATGTTCATACTCATGCAACTCATGGCCATTCTCATGGCATAGTGGATAGTTCAGGTTCTGGTCCATCTCAGCTTATTCGCCATCGGGTTATTACACAG GTTTTGGAGTTGGGAATTGTGGTGCACTCTGTGATTATAGGAGTTTCTTTAGGAGCTTCTGAAAGTCCCAAGACAATAAGACCTCTAGTGGCTGCCCTAAGCTTTCACCAATTTTTTGAGGGTATGGGACTCGGTGGATGCATTACTCAG GCGAAATTCAAGACCAGATCTATTGTGATTATGGCACTCTTCTTCTCTCTAACAACCCCAGTTGGCATTGCAATTGGCATAGGCATAGCAAATGTCTATAATGAGAGCAGTCCTAATGCTCTTATTGTCGAAGGAATTTTCAATGCTGCATCAGCTGGTATCCTAATCTACATGGCACTTGTGGATCTTCTGGCAGCTGATTTTATGCATCCAAAAGTGCAAAGTAATGGAGCACTTCAATTTGGGGTtaatgtttctcttcttctaggAGCTGGTTGTATGTCTCTCGTTGCCAAATGGGCTTGA